One genomic segment of Gouania willdenowi unplaced genomic scaffold, fGouWil2.1 scaffold_10_arrow_ctg1, whole genome shotgun sequence includes these proteins:
- the LOC114458363 gene encoding uncharacterized protein LOC114458363 isoform X1: MRASQDMTVPTLEAEQALLASQASAAVPGSSAAPSPQATAFVPPIPPVIPLLPVTQSHVASSSASAAPSPAVTALLPHSTQTVSPAEQSTSAPSTDPSPHSSSCHDWVGPDNIEGYGAVQDLADYLAGLRDHRLALTQEECSQVIALWQELGEYDKKKTVYPARHQTSLSKGRFRATKKIVAPGVESTKRSFIGAHSPAQWPDCNRVVEVIFVKLFAIYPSTVRREGKKLSRYTVVIRTYKNIRECVVTNARLMRETTIQLPEVNAATVSQWYCRRCKAQEQDILKQGLPALQAPMAAPSRLPPALQKGQTFTFGSLAQPHPFVLPPNTAGQAQLKGRPPSQPPPPPPPQTLLFFHPVPPAPPKPLITSPLTFQTQVTPRAVPYTTQQYRKRQMEAEQSGIFKRKYTKKKDTIVCSKCRKDRNLLHIASILATGIVKRLRLSPMMSGGLYWRSAIMAKSK, translated from the exons ATGAGGGCTTCACAGGACATGACAGTACCCACACTAGAGGCAGAGCAAGCACTTCTCGCCTCACAAGCATCTGCAGCTGTTCCTGGTTCCTCAGCAGCTCCATCTCCTCAGGCTACTGCCTTTGTGCCTCCCATTCCCCCCGTTATCCCTCTGTTGCCAGTGACTCAGTCACATGTCGCCTCATCATCAGCTTCTGCAGCTCCTTCACCTGCTGTGACCGCTCTGCTCCCCCATTCCACACAAACAGTTTCTCCTGCAGAACAGTCTA cATCAGCGCCATCTACTGATCCATCTCCACACTCCTCCTCATGCCAT gaTTGGGTTGGCCCTGATAACATTGAAGGGTATGGCGCAGTGCAGGATCTGGCTGATTACTTGGCTGGACTAAGAGACCACCGTCTTGCGCTGACTCAGGAGGAATGTAGTCAGGTCATTGCTCTGTGGCAGGAACTGGGGgagtatgacaaaaaaaaaactgtctaccCAGCTCGACACCAGACCAGCCTGAGCAAGGGACGATTCAGGGCTACGAAGAAGATTGTGGCTCCAGGTGTGGAGAGCACCAAAAG GTCTTTCATCGGGGCTCACAGTCCTGCACAGTGGCCCGACTGCAACAGAGTGGTTGAGGTGATCTTTGTCAAGCTTTTTGCCATCTACCCGAGCACTGTGCGCcgtgagggaaagaagctgtcaAGATACACTGTGGTGATACGCACGTACAAAAACATCAGGGAGTGCGTAGTCACAAACGCCAGGCTGATGAGAGAGACCACTATACAGCTGCCTGAAGTAAATGCTGCAACAGTTTCACAGTG gtactgtaggcgGTGCAAGGCACAGGAGCAGGATATTTTAAAGCAGGGTCTTCCAGCTTTACAGGCCCCAATGGCAGCTCCATCAAGACTTCCACCTGCCCTGCAGAAaggacaaacttttacatttggCTCTTTAGCTCAGCCTCATCCTTTTGTGCTGCCACCGAACACTGCTGGGCAGGCACAACTTAAAGGAAGACCACCATCTcagccaccaccaccaccaccaccacagacaTTGCTCTTTTTTCATCCTGTTCCACCTGCCCCTCCAAAACCCTTAATTACTTCCCCTCTAACATTTCAGACACAGGTAACACCTCGAGCGGTTCCCTACACCACACAGCAGTATAGGAAAAGACAAATGGAGGCAGAGCAGTcaggtatttttaaaagaaaatacaccaaaaagaaaGACACTATAGTTTGCAGCAAGTGCAGAAAGGACAGGAACCTCCTACACATCGCCAGTATTTTGGCAACTGGTATTGTGAAGAGACTGAGACTCAGTCCTATGATGAGTGGAGGGCTTTACTGGAGGAGCGCAATTATggcaaaaagtaaataa
- the LOC114458363 gene encoding actin cytoskeleton-regulatory complex protein pan1-like isoform X2, whose protein sequence is MRASQDMTVPTLEAEQALLASQASAAVPGSSAAPSPQATAFVPPIPPVIPLLPVTQSHVASSSASAAPSPAVTALLPHSTQTVSPAEQSTSAPSTDPSPHSSSCHDWVGPDNIEGYGAVQDLADYLAGLRDHRLALTQEECSQVIALWQELGEYDKKKTVYPARHQTSLSKGRFRATKKIVAPGVESTKRYCRRCKAQEQDILKQGLPALQAPMAAPSRLPPALQKGQTFTFGSLAQPHPFVLPPNTAGQAQLKGRPPSQPPPPPPPQTLLFFHPVPPAPPKPLITSPLTFQTQVTPRAVPYTTQQYRKRQMEAEQSGIFKRKYTKKKDTIVCSKCRKDRNLLHIASILATGIVKRLRLSPMMSGGLYWRSAIMAKSK, encoded by the exons ATGAGGGCTTCACAGGACATGACAGTACCCACACTAGAGGCAGAGCAAGCACTTCTCGCCTCACAAGCATCTGCAGCTGTTCCTGGTTCCTCAGCAGCTCCATCTCCTCAGGCTACTGCCTTTGTGCCTCCCATTCCCCCCGTTATCCCTCTGTTGCCAGTGACTCAGTCACATGTCGCCTCATCATCAGCTTCTGCAGCTCCTTCACCTGCTGTGACCGCTCTGCTCCCCCATTCCACACAAACAGTTTCTCCTGCAGAACAGTCTA cATCAGCGCCATCTACTGATCCATCTCCACACTCCTCCTCATGCCAT gaTTGGGTTGGCCCTGATAACATTGAAGGGTATGGCGCAGTGCAGGATCTGGCTGATTACTTGGCTGGACTAAGAGACCACCGTCTTGCGCTGACTCAGGAGGAATGTAGTCAGGTCATTGCTCTGTGGCAGGAACTGGGGgagtatgacaaaaaaaaaactgtctaccCAGCTCGACACCAGACCAGCCTGAGCAAGGGACGATTCAGGGCTACGAAGAAGATTGTGGCTCCAGGTGTGGAGAGCACCAAAAG gtactgtaggcgGTGCAAGGCACAGGAGCAGGATATTTTAAAGCAGGGTCTTCCAGCTTTACAGGCCCCAATGGCAGCTCCATCAAGACTTCCACCTGCCCTGCAGAAaggacaaacttttacatttggCTCTTTAGCTCAGCCTCATCCTTTTGTGCTGCCACCGAACACTGCTGGGCAGGCACAACTTAAAGGAAGACCACCATCTcagccaccaccaccaccaccaccacagacaTTGCTCTTTTTTCATCCTGTTCCACCTGCCCCTCCAAAACCCTTAATTACTTCCCCTCTAACATTTCAGACACAGGTAACACCTCGAGCGGTTCCCTACACCACACAGCAGTATAGGAAAAGACAAATGGAGGCAGAGCAGTcaggtatttttaaaagaaaatacaccaaaaagaaaGACACTATAGTTTGCAGCAAGTGCAGAAAGGACAGGAACCTCCTACACATCGCCAGTATTTTGGCAACTGGTATTGTGAAGAGACTGAGACTCAGTCCTATGATGAGTGGAGGGCTTTACTGGAGGAGCGCAATTATggcaaaaagtaaataa